CCTGTCCGGCTTCACTCGGGTCTCCCCGGACGCGACCGTCGTACCCGTCGACACCGCCCGCCGGCTGAAGTGGCTGCCGGCCGTCGAGGTGTTCGGCGAAGGCCTGCTCCTCACGCTGAACCGCACGGCACTGACGGAGTGGGAGGACGACCGGGACGTCCGCAAGCACGTGGCCGGAATGCGCGCCGACCTCGACCGCTCCTTCCAGAAGGACCGCCTCGAAACGCTCACCGGCGCGGAGCTCGCCCCCCGGTTCGTACTCCTGCACACCCTCGCCCACCTGCTGATCCGCCAGCTCTCCTTCGAGTCCGGCTACACCACGGCGAGCCTGCGCGAACGGATCTACGCACGCCCCGAACAGGACCAGTACGGCATCCTCGTCTACACCGCCGCCGGGGACGCCGAGGGCACCCTCGGCGGCCTCGTCCGCCAGGGCGAACCGCCGCGCCTGGCCGAGACCCTGCTGCGGATGACCGAGGCCGCCGCCTGGTGCTCGGCCGACCCGCTGTGCGCCGAACACACCGGCCAGGGCTTCGGCAACCTCAACCGCGCCGCCTGCCACGCCTGCGCGCTGCTCCCCGAGACCAGCTGCGAGACCGGCAACACCCTGCTGGACCGGGCCCTCGTCGTCGGCGGCGCACACGTGCCCGGCTACCTGGAGACGATCGTCACCGCCGCTCGGGCCGCCGCGGCCGACGCACTGGAGCAGGAATGACCCTCACCTACCTCGACCTCACGCCGGACCAGCGCGGCTGCCTGGACGGGCTCCCCTTCGACGGCAACCACTTGATCAGCGGCCCGCCCGGCACCGGCAAGAGTCTGCTGGCCGTGCAGCGTGCCGTCCTGCTCGCCCTCACCGGCACTCCGGTGGTGCTGCTGACGTACTCCAACCTGCTGCGCCAGTCGCTCGCCGAGGCGGTGCACGCGCTGGGACCCGGCGACCGCTCGGTCCGCGTCATGACCGCGCACGCGTGGCTCGCCGAGTGGTACGGGCCGGGCGCGCCGCGCTCCGGCGACTGGTACGACTGGCCGGCCCTCTGGGACCGCGCCGCCGACACCGGCCCCGTCCCCGGACTCACACTGGTCGTCGACGAAGGCCAGGACCTGCCGCCCGAGTTCTACACGCTCTGCCGGATGCTGGGCGCCCGTACGACGGTCTGCGCGGACCAGTACCAGCGGCTCACCGACACCAACTCCACGGTGGAGGAGATCTCCGGACGGCTCGGCCACTGCGCCCGTCACGAACTCGCCGACAACCACCGCAACACCGCCCAGATAGCCGCGCTGGCCGCCCACTTCCACACCGGCACCACACCACCGGTCCTGCCCGACCGGCAGGGGCCGCCGCCGCGTCTGCACCGCTTCCACGAGCGGGGCGCCGCCGATCTGCTGATCCTGCTCGCCGAACGGCACCCCCGGCGGAGCATCGGCGTGATCACCAACTCCAAGCACACGCAGTTCTCCCTGCTCTACAGCCTGTCGCGCCGGGCACCGCGGCTCAAGCCGCAGCTGTACACGTCCGACGCCAGGGGCGGCCAGTACCGCAACCTCGACCTGGGCCGGCCGGGCATCGTCCTCGTCCATCGCCGCAGTGCCAAGGGACTCGGCTTCGACACCGTCGTCGTCCCCGACACCCACTCCGACGCCGCCGAGGACCCCACGTCCGCGACCCTGCGCATGGCGTACTACGTCCTGGCCACCCGCGCCCACCGTGAACTCCACCTCGGCTACGAGGGCGACCACGAGCCGCCGGTGCTGGCACGGGTGCCGCGGGGGGACCTGCTGCGGGACGACGCACTGCCGCGCGGTTCGGCGGGGACACCGCTCGTTTGACGGACCCGCCGCGGGCGCCGAAGGCCTGAGGATGTCGTAGGCCTGTGGATCCGGACACCGTGCTCCTCTATGATCGACGCGAACTGCCGTCGCTCGTCGCGGAGTCGTGATCCCGGGGCTGGGGAGTGCGCGTCAACGCCCCGCGCCAGTGTTCCGTCAGGTACCGCCGCATCTCGCCCACGTTCACGGACTCGCGGTCGACCATGAGTTGGAGGGCCAGGCCGCGGAGTTGGGTGACGATCGCGGCTGTCGTTTCGTCGAGGGTGTGGGCGATGCCGGGGTGGATCGTGCCCTCGGCGATGCCTGCCGTGAGGTCCTCGCGCAGGTCCCGGCGGAAGGCCTCCGTGCGGTCGTGGAAGAGGGGGGCCAGGTCCGGGGAGGTCGCGGCCTCGATCCAGAGGAGGAGGAACGCCTTGTTCAGCGGCCGCTCGTGCTTGGCCTGCTGTGCGAGGTAGCCGTCGATGAGGCGGAGGAGGCGGTCCAGGCCGGGGGGCACGTCCTCCAGGCCCGGGACGAAGCCGGACTGGGCCGCGCGGGCCAGGCGTTCGACCAGGGCCTGCTTGGAGCCGAAGTAGTGCGTGACGAGGCCCCGGCTGTAGCCGGCGCGTGCGCCGACGCGGGCCAGGGTCAGGGAGCGCAGGCCCTGCTCGGCGACCAGTTCGGCGGCGGCGTTGAGCAGGGCCGCCTCCGCCTCGTCGCGGCGCTGTTTCTGGGTGCGGGCGGGGGTGGTCATGGGGCCAGACTAGCGACTTACTTGTCAGCCGACCAACAAATGGAGCAGGATGGCAGACCTCAGGCCAGGCAACGCGAGAGGCGCCGGACCATGCCCCCTGCCCGCCCGCGGCGTGCGCCGCGCACCGATGCACGGGAGAACCGCGCGCGCCTCGTCGAGTCCGCCCGCGAGGCCTTCTCCGCCGACCCCTCCGCGAGCCTCGCCTCCATCGCCAAGGCGGCCGGGGTGGGACAGGGCACGCTCTACCGGCACTTCTCCGGCCGGGAAGAGCTGCTGCTCGCCGTCCACGAGGCGGAGGTCGCCGGGCTGGCCGAGGACGCCGGGCGGCTGCTGGAGGAGCACGAGCCGCTGGCGGCGCTGCGGTTGTGGCTGGAGCGGATCGCCGACGGGGGAGGGCGGTACGGGCGGTGCCACCCGCCCGTCCTCGCCGCGCTGGAGCTGCTGCTCGCGGCGGGAAAGGACGCGGGGCAGGTGCGGGCGGACGCCGGGGCGGAGGACGTGCTCATTCTCGGGGCGTTCCTCTGGGAGAGCGGCCGCGACGGGGCCGCGTGGCGGGAGCGGCGGGGGCGGATGCTCGACGTCCTCGTCGACGGGTTGCGGGGCGGGGGCGGTCCGCGGTGAGTGGGCGGTTCGCGGTGGGTGGGTGGCTCCCGTTGAGTGGGCGGTTCGCGGTGAGTCGGCGGCTCCCGGTAGTGGTTCCGCCGTCCTGCCTGCCGCCACGTCGGCGCCGAGCGGTCAATGGGCCAGGAGCAGCACCAGGACGACAACAGCGACGGTCACCGCCACCGCCAGCAGGGCTTTGCGCCGTCCCTCCTCCGACACCCGCCGTCGCACCGTGAGTTGTCCGCCGGCGTCCCGGAAGACGTAGAGCTCGAGGTTGCCGGAAGCGGGCGGTGTCGCCCTGACGACCGTGAGCCGCCGGAGGACGATCTCGCGTTCCTTCTCTCCCGGCCGCGCACCCAGTTCGGGCTCCAGTGCGGAGCGATGGGCGGGGAGGAGGTCGTCGGGGAGCGGATCGTGGGCGTCGAGCCGGTCCTCGCGCCAGCCGGCCGAGCCCAGTTCCGACGCCACCTGGCGGGGCCTCGGGACGGGAGGCGGCACCTGGCGGGTTCGAGAGATCCACTCTAGTCGTCCGGCGGTCCAGGACGTGAGGCTCCCGTGCCCCTCGCACGTGGTGCAGTCGACGGTGCCCGACGCCTTGCACGGCACGCAGGGGATACGCCCCCTCGCCCCGCACTCCGTGCACTTCACCTTCCCCCAGCCCCGGCATCCGGGACACGCGCTGTCGGGTGTCCGGCAGGCCTCGCAGTCCACCCGTTCCTGGGGGTGGTCGGCCCTGCCCGGCTTCACCGGCCGTGGTGGGGTACTGGGCAGGCCACCGTGTTTGAGGAGCTGCGTGCACGCGGTGACACCGTGGCACACCGTGCACACCTGGGCGGGCTCGCACGGGCGGTATCTCATTCCCTTGCAGTCGGCGCACTGCCGTCGGCCGTTGCCGCAGTCGCAGGACGCCAGATGCGCCGTGCCGCGCCTGACCAGATCGATCGGCCGGTCGACGGGCTTCTCGTGCGGGCCGAGCTTGTAGTCCCGCAGCACGTCGTAGAGCGGCCGCTCCGAGAGGTCGACGGTGCCGGGCCGGTGGTGTGTCCTCTCGGAGCGCTCCTCGATGCGGCGGGTGACGGAGGCCTCGAGCAGGTGCAGCCGGGAGAGCCGGAAATCCGTCGGAGCCGGCCCCGGACGCCTGCGCCGGCCGCGTGCCGAGAACGCGTCGAGCGCCTCGTGCACCTCGTCGTCGGACGGGTCGTCGTTCGTCACCGCGACGCTCACTCCCCCCAGCCGCGCCTCCACCGCCCGGACGGAGGCCGGACAGTGCCGAAGGATCTCAGTGTGACGGGACGGACCCCGTCACGAAAGGGCGCACAAGGGGAGGCCACGTCGGCGGTCTCCGCCTCCCTTCCGCCGACCCTTGCGCGGGTCGGAGGCCACGCGTCCGCCTCAGGCTCGGCCCGCCAGTTCCGGCAGTGGGGTCGTCGGCTGCGTCCTCTCCTCGGCCGTCAACGTCGGCGTCGGCGTCGGCATCCGCTCCTGCTCCGGCATCGGCTCCTGCTCCGGCTCGTCCCGTTCCGTCCACAGCCAGCCCACGTCCCGTCCGAACGACCACACCAGCCACCCCAGCGCCGACGACACCAGGACCGCCGACGCCTGGTACGGGAGCCAGCCCGAGGCCGCCGCCAGCAGGGCGATGCCCTGGTACGCCGCCACCGTCTTGCGGGCCATGCTGTGCGGGAGCGGGGCGTTGAGCCACGGCTGGAAGCGGGCCGCCGCCACGAACAGGTAGCGCATCGCGCCGATCAGCAGGACCCACGGGCCCAGCGACATCGACACGTACACGCTCAGGACGAGGATGAGGAACGCGTCCACCTCCATGTCGAAGCGGGCGCCGAGCACCGAGGACGTGCCCGTGCGGCGGGCGACCTTGCCGTCGACGCCGTCCAGGATCAGGGCGATCGCCGTCAGCCCCACGAAGAGCGTGACGGGCGGCGCCGTCTCGAAGGAGTCCGCCACCAGCGCCGTCACCCCGCCCACCAGCGTGGCCCGCCCCAGCGTGACCCGGTTGGCCGGTCCGAACGAGGTCAGCCGGGAGCGGAGCACGGCGCGGGTGAGGACGGCCCAGGTGGCGAGGGCGAAGGCCAGGCCGGTCAGCCAGCCCGCCGGACTCATGCCCGTCGCCGTGCCCAGCAGGGCCAGCAGCAACACCTGCACGCCCGCCCCCACGGTCGTCTCCTGCTGCAACAGCCTCGCGTCGTATGTGTGGTTCAGGGCCACCGCTCATCCTCCGGCCGGTGTCGTCGAGATCAGCGAGATCAGCGAGATCTGTGAGATCAGCGAGATCAGCGAGATCGTCGAGTGACAGATTCGATCTTCGTTGCGTACGTTGTGCGCGACTTCGTGAGGTGCTTCGGGACTTCTTGTAGCTGCGGTACGTGGGGAATCCGTCGATCGTTCAGAGGGGTGCATATGAAAAGCACAGGAAGCACGGAGCGTTCAGCCCGGGCCTTCTGGCTGCGGGAGCCCGGGTGCGGCGAGATCCGCGACGTCGGGCTGCCCGAGCCGGGCGAGGGCGACGTGGTCGTACGGGCGCTGTACTCCGGGGTCAGCCGCGGCACCGAGACCCTCGTCTTCCGGGGCGGCGTGCCCGCGAACCAGTACGGCGCCATGCGCGCGCCCTTCCAGGACGGCGACTTCCCCGCCCCGGTCAAGTACGGCTACCTCAGCGTCGGGGTCGTCGAGTGGGGGCCCGGGGAACTGCTGGGACGGAACGTGTTCTGCCTCTTCCCGCATCAGACGCGGTACGTCGTGCCCGCCTCCGCCGTCACCCTCGTGCCCGAGCGCGTGCCGGCC
The DNA window shown above is from Streptomyces sp. NBC_00670 and carries:
- a CDS encoding TetR/AcrR family transcriptional regulator; translated protein: MTTPARTQKQRRDEAEAALLNAAAELVAEQGLRSLTLARVGARAGYSRGLVTHYFGSKQALVERLARAAQSGFVPGLEDVPPGLDRLLRLIDGYLAQQAKHERPLNKAFLLLWIEAATSPDLAPLFHDRTEAFRRDLREDLTAGIAEGTIHPGIAHTLDETTAAIVTQLRGLALQLMVDRESVNVGEMRRYLTEHWRGALTRTPQPRDHDSATSDGSSRRS
- a CDS encoding TetR/AcrR family transcriptional regulator, whose translation is MPPARPRRAPRTDARENRARLVESAREAFSADPSASLASIAKAAGVGQGTLYRHFSGREELLLAVHEAEVAGLAEDAGRLLEEHEPLAALRLWLERIADGGGRYGRCHPPVLAALELLLAAGKDAGQVRADAGAEDVLILGAFLWESGRDGAAWRERRGRMLDVLVDGLRGGGGPR
- a CDS encoding CDP-alcohol phosphatidyltransferase family protein gives rise to the protein MALNHTYDARLLQQETTVGAGVQVLLLALLGTATGMSPAGWLTGLAFALATWAVLTRAVLRSRLTSFGPANRVTLGRATLVGGVTALVADSFETAPPVTLFVGLTAIALILDGVDGKVARRTGTSSVLGARFDMEVDAFLILVLSVYVSMSLGPWVLLIGAMRYLFVAAARFQPWLNAPLPHSMARKTVAAYQGIALLAAASGWLPYQASAVLVSSALGWLVWSFGRDVGWLWTERDEPEQEPMPEQERMPTPTPTLTAEERTQPTTPLPELAGRA
- a CDS encoding AAA family ATPase — protein: MTLTYLDLTPDQRGCLDGLPFDGNHLISGPPGTGKSLLAVQRAVLLALTGTPVVLLTYSNLLRQSLAEAVHALGPGDRSVRVMTAHAWLAEWYGPGAPRSGDWYDWPALWDRAADTGPVPGLTLVVDEGQDLPPEFYTLCRMLGARTTVCADQYQRLTDTNSTVEEISGRLGHCARHELADNHRNTAQIAALAAHFHTGTTPPVLPDRQGPPPRLHRFHERGAADLLILLAERHPRRSIGVITNSKHTQFSLLYSLSRRAPRLKPQLYTSDARGGQYRNLDLGRPGIVLVHRRSAKGLGFDTVVVPDTHSDAAEDPTSATLRMAYYVLATRAHRELHLGYEGDHEPPVLARVPRGDLLRDDALPRGSAGTPLV